In a single window of the Necator americanus strain Aroian chromosome X, whole genome shotgun sequence genome:
- a CDS encoding hypothetical protein (NECATOR_CHRX.G23287.T1) yields MRRRWRHRHTSRLRFLVSHQCKILLDSLQSQLKEMASDSKNGLLFILEGLAGLLGGRTVLEAARWQQGRIVRDVEAESNTRRKKKKPNKTPFLVKVFRKSSCRSHMRSWISNVCIEVLRVGASRRLINVNQFFLYSFEENEVRETGLSLWKYIWVTNDEQTVAQAVALEATRWSVTVKIV; encoded by the exons GTCACATCAGTGCAAAATATTACTCGATTCTCTACAATCGCAGCTAAAAGAGATGGCGAGCGATTCCAAAAATGGACTACTTTTTATCTTGGAGGGTCTAGCAGGTCTTCTCGGTGGAAGGACAGTTTTGGAAGCTGCCCGCTGGCAGCAAGGAAGAATTGTTCGTGATGTTGAGGCCGAATCAAatacaagaaggaaaaaaaagaagcccaACAAGACGCCTTTTCTAGTGAAG GTCTTCCGCAAGTCATCGTGTAGATCGCATATGCGTTCATGGATCTCAAACGTCTGTATTGAAGTCctacgcgttggcgcatctcgAAGATTGATCAACGTCAACCAGTTTTTCCTTTACTCTTTTGAGGAAAAC GAGGTCAGAGAAACAGGTCTCTCTCTCTGGAAATATATTTGGGTCACAAATGATGAacagacagttgcgcaagcagttgcactcgaagcgacgcggtggagcgtgACGGTTAAGATTGTGTGA